One genomic region from Parerythrobacter aestuarii encodes:
- the argH gene encoding argininosuccinate lyase, which yields MWGGRFAEGPSAIMREINASIPFDKVLWQQDIDGSHAHVAMLAKQGIISSADAAQIDAGLAQVAAEFEADGVPEDWDLEDIHMTVEARLTELIGPVAGRLHTARSRNDQVATDFKLWVRGATDRALDGISALQQALVTRAGEHAQNVMPGFTHLQTAQPVTLGHHLMAYYEMLRRDASRFGDARARANECPLGAAALAGTGFDLDRAMTAEALGFAQPTANSLDTVSDRDFALDYLMAASQCALHLSRLAEELILWASQPFGFVRLPDSLSTGSSIMPQKKNPDAAELVRGHAGRIVGATTALMVTMKGLPLAYSKDMQDDKPPVFEAAGLLDLCLAAMEGMIGGAEFNTNRMRQAAGLGHATATDLADWLVRAANIPFREAHHITGAAVKLADSKGCTLEDLSLDDLKGIDTRLTEDVRAVLTLDASVAARCSYGGTAPDQVSAQVTAARRALGMEN from the coding sequence ATGTGGGGCGGAAGGTTCGCAGAAGGGCCTAGCGCCATCATGCGCGAAATCAACGCCTCGATCCCCTTCGACAAGGTATTGTGGCAGCAGGACATCGACGGCAGCCACGCACATGTCGCCATGTTGGCCAAACAAGGCATCATATCGAGCGCGGATGCCGCGCAGATCGACGCCGGGTTGGCGCAGGTAGCCGCAGAGTTCGAGGCTGACGGCGTGCCGGAGGATTGGGATCTCGAAGACATCCATATGACCGTCGAAGCGCGCCTGACGGAACTGATCGGCCCTGTCGCAGGAAGACTCCACACAGCGCGTAGCCGTAACGACCAGGTAGCAACCGATTTCAAGCTCTGGGTGCGGGGGGCAACCGACCGAGCGCTCGATGGTATTTCAGCGTTGCAGCAAGCACTCGTGACGCGGGCGGGCGAACATGCCCAAAACGTTATGCCGGGCTTCACGCATCTGCAAACTGCGCAGCCAGTAACGCTGGGCCATCACTTGATGGCGTACTACGAGATGCTGCGCCGTGATGCATCGCGCTTTGGCGATGCCAGGGCGCGTGCGAACGAATGCCCGCTCGGCGCTGCCGCCCTCGCCGGGACCGGGTTCGACCTTGACCGCGCGATGACGGCAGAGGCGTTGGGTTTCGCGCAGCCTACTGCCAACAGCCTCGACACCGTGTCCGACCGGGATTTCGCGCTCGACTACCTGATGGCCGCAAGCCAGTGCGCTCTTCACCTTTCGCGCCTGGCCGAGGAGCTGATCCTGTGGGCGAGCCAGCCGTTCGGCTTCGTCCGCCTGCCCGACAGCCTGTCGACCGGCAGCTCGATCATGCCCCAGAAAAAGAACCCCGACGCCGCAGAGCTGGTACGCGGCCATGCCGGGCGGATCGTTGGGGCGACAACGGCCTTGATGGTGACGATGAAGGGCCTGCCGTTGGCGTATTCGAAGGACATGCAGGACGACAAACCGCCGGTGTTCGAGGCGGCCGGCCTGCTCGACCTGTGTCTCGCCGCCATGGAAGGCATGATTGGCGGAGCGGAGTTCAATACCAACCGGATGCGCCAGGCAGCGGGCCTTGGTCATGCCACTGCAACCGATCTTGCCGATTGGCTGGTGCGGGCAGCCAATATCCCGTTCCGCGAAGCGCATCACATCACCGGTGCTGCTGTCAAGCTGGCGGACAGCAAGGGTTGCACGCTGGAGGACCTCTCGCTCGACGATCTCAAGGGCATCGATACGCGGTTGACCGAGGATGTACGCGCCGTGCTCACGCTCGATGCCTCGGTCGCGGCGCGTTGCTCCTATGGCGGCACCGCGCCGGATCAGGTAAGCGCGCAAGTTACCGCTGCGCGTCGAGCGCTCGGAATGGAGAACTGA
- a CDS encoding TlpA family protein disulfide reductase has translation MVGEIDRSHAGELMPAQVIRDTEGREVNLGALQGRTILINLWATWCAPCVEELPLLERFAHQHYGEVRLLTISQDRKGAEVVGPFLAERRFTMIEPWLDPESKLEQHYGAGLPVSILYDGSGREVWRIAGAFDWSSAEAAGALDEAIAATE, from the coding sequence TTGGTCGGCGAAATTGATCGCAGCCACGCAGGTGAGTTGATGCCGGCGCAAGTGATCCGCGACACCGAAGGGCGCGAAGTCAATCTGGGCGCGTTGCAGGGGCGCACGATCCTGATCAACCTGTGGGCGACCTGGTGTGCGCCCTGCGTCGAGGAGTTGCCGCTGCTCGAGCGCTTCGCACATCAGCACTACGGTGAAGTGCGTCTCCTGACGATTAGCCAGGACCGCAAAGGTGCCGAAGTCGTCGGGCCGTTTCTCGCAGAGCGGCGCTTCACCATGATCGAGCCGTGGCTCGACCCGGAAAGCAAACTCGAACAGCACTATGGTGCGGGCCTGCCGGTCAGCATCCTCTACGATGGCAGCGGGCGCGAAGTCTGGCGTATTGCCGGTGCCTTCGACTGGTCGAGCGCAGAGGCGGCCGGGGCGCTCGATGAAGCAATTGCAGCGACGGAATAG